The DNA region GGCGTCCAGTTGCGTGCAGCTTACGATGCCAACCAGCCCCACCAGTGTGGCCGCCAGCAGGCGTCGGTAAAAGTGGCGTCGGAATGGAGTGCGTAGGCGGGCGAGCATGGATTTTCGACTCTTGCCATCGGCGGTAGTTCCCACAAGCAATTAACGAACCGTGCACGCGCAAGTTTCGCTATCGCCGTTTTGCCCATAGAATGATGGGTGGGACGTCGTCGCTGCCTTGGGGGCAGCATGTCGCGGATTGCCGTTAAAGCAAAAAAGTGGGGAATGAAGAATGAGAGCGCTCTGGAAGATATGGGTTTTCCTGATCACGATGGCCATGGCCGCTATGCCGATGGCAGCCAGCCATGCACAAAGCGGCCACGCCGGCCACGGGGCCGCGGCGGCTTCCGCGGCGCCGGTCGCCGCCTCCGCAGCGGACACCTCGGTAACCATGATGCCCGATGTCACGATCTCGCTGCGTACCGCTATAGCGGGGGGCAAGCTGGTATTTATCGGCCATACAGGTGCTATTGCTGACGTCGTCAACCCCGACCTGAAAGTTCCTGAAGGGGCCGTGGTCCAGATCAACCTGATCAATGATGACGGTGCGGGCCACGACATTGCCGTTCCCGAGTTCAACGCCAAGTCCGATGTGATTTCGGGCAAGGGCTCAGCCACCGCCATCGTTTTCCGCGCCAACAAAAGCGGCGTCTTCGAGTACCTTTGCACACTGCCCGGCCATAAGGCCGCGGGGATGGTCGGCAAAATTATTGTCGGCGAGCCGGTGGCCGCCGACACCCGGCAGGCGCCTCAGATCGCGCACGATCCGGCCGAGGTTGGCGAACCCGTCGGCGACCGTCCTGCAAAGCAAGTGACGGTAGACCTGCTCACCACCGAACTTGAGGCCCGTCTGGGTGACAACAGCACTTATCGCTTCTGGACCTTCAACAACAAGGTACCCGGCCCGATGATTCGCGTGCGGGTGGGCGACACCGTTACCGTCAATGTCACCAATGCCAAGGACAGCACGCATATCCACTCGGTGGATTTCCATGCAGTAACCGGGCCCGGCGGTGGCGCGGCAGTCACGCAGGTAGCCCCCGGGCAAACTAAAAGCTTCACTTTCAAGGCGCTGCATCCAGGCCTGTTCGTGTATCACTGCGCCACACCCATGGTGGCGCAGCACATCACCAATGGTATGTACGGCATGATTTTGGTCGAGCCCGAGGGGGGCTTGCCGGCGGTAGATCGCGAGTTCTACGTCATGCAGGGCGAGCTCTACACGGCGCAGGCCCACGGAGCCAGCGGCCTGCAAGAGTTCTCGCTCGAAAAATTGCTGGCCGAGAACCCCGAGCACCTGATGTTCAACGGCTCCATGGACGCTCTAACCAAGATCTACGACATGAAGGCCCAAGTGGGCGATGTGGTGCGCATGTATTTCGGTGTGGGTGGCCCCAACCTCACCTCTAGTGTGCACCTCATAGGCGAAATTTTCGATCGTGTTTATGATCAGGCCTCGCTGACCAGCCCGCCGCTTACCGACGTGCAAACCACCCTGGTTCCTCCCGGTGGCGCCACCATGCTGGAATTCAAGGTCGATTACCCGGGGCGCTATGTTCTGGTCGACCATGCCTTGTCCCGTATGGAAAAGGGCTTGGCCGGCATCCTTACTGTCGAAGGCAAGGCTGATGACACCATCTTTCACAGCAGCGAAGCCATCGACCCAAATTCCGGTCACTAATGAGCAAGCCCAGCGACCCTGCGAGCAACCATGCAGCCCCGGAGGGGCTGCATGAACCTGCGGATGACCCCAATGCAGACCAGTTAAACGCCAGCGAGCAGCGGTTCAGGTTGCTGGTGCAGGGGGTGACGGACTACGCCATCTATATGCTGTCGCCTGAAGGCATGGTCAGTAACTGGAATTCCGGCGCGGAGCGCATCAAGGGTTATACCGAAAGCGAGGTCCTCAATACTCACTTTTCGCGTTTCCACACTCAGGAAGACCAGGCTTGCGGTCTGCCAGGCAAGTCCTTGGTGATAGCGGCGGAAACCGGGCGGTACGAGAAAGAAGGCTGGCGGGTCCGCAAAGATGGGTCGCAGTTCTGGGCCCATGTCATCATCGACGCCTTGTACGACCCCGACGGCGCGGTCGTTGGTTTTGCCAAGATCACCCGCGATATCACCGAAAAGAAGCAGGCGGAACAGGAGCTGGAAAGGGCGAACGCCGCATTGTTTCAATCTCAAAAACTGGAGGCCCTGGGCCAGCTTACGGGTGGCGTGGCGCACGACTTCAATAACCTTCTCAGTGTATTGGCCAGCGGCCTGGATGTGCTGACCACCCATGCGCAGGCGCATTCAGAACTGAAAATGATCCAAAGCATGCGCCGGGCGATCGAGCGTGGCGCGGCGTTGACTCAGCAGCTATTGTCCTTTGCCCGGCGACAACCTCTTAAGGCCGAGTATTACAACATTAATTCGCTGATATCCAGCTTCGACCCCGTCTTGCGCCGGGCGATAGACGCAAGCATTAGCCTCAGTATCGAACTTAGTTCCCAGATTTCCGCCGTGCTCATCGATGCCGCGCGATTCGAGGCGGCGTTGCTTAACCTGGTAGTGAATGCCAGGGACGCCATGCCGGATGGCGGCCATATCCGCATGTCGACGCAAGATACGGCGCTACGAGCACACGAAGTCGGTACCCTCCCGGAGGGCAACTATGTCAAGATAACGGTGACCGATACCGGTACCGGCATGCCGCAAGAGGCAGTCAAGCGCGCGGTAGAGCCGTTTTTCACCACCAAAGAGCTGGGCAAGGGTACGGGCCTGGGCTTAAGCCAGGTCTACGGCTTTATTACGCAATCGGGCGGCGACTTAATCATCAACAGTAAGCCCGGCGAAGGCACATCGATATGCATGTATCTCCCTGCCGTTGAAGACGACGCCCCCATAAAGGAAGCCGGCCACTCATCAGGTGACGCCGAAACCGTGCTGGTTGTAGAAGACGAACCCGATGTGCTCGATGTGGCGGCCGAACTCGTGCGCAGCATAGGGTACGGCGTGGTCACCGCCACCAACGGCGAAGACGCACTAGAGCTGCTGCGCAAGCAACCCCAAATCAATGTCTTGTTCACCGATGTCATGATGCCGTCCGGGATAAACGGCATCGAACTCGCACGCCTCGCCCTGAGCTTGCGTCCGCAACTGAAAGTATTGTTGACCTCGGGCTACCCCTTGCCCGTATTGCAGAGCGAGCATGGCACCATCGACGAATTCAGTTTCATGAACAAGCCGTATCGCTTGGCCGAACTGGCCCAGAAGCTGCGCACTGCGCACTAAGCGGTTCTTCGTTGCGTGACAGCTTCGGTAAGTTTTTCGAGCAGGCGTTTCATGGGCACCGGTTTGCATAATTGATCCGTAAAGCCCACCAGCTGCGCTTTTTCGCTGTAACCGTAGCCGGTCAATGCAATAGCCGGTATATCAGCATTACGCGAGCCGCTACGCAGACGAGTCAGCAAGGTGTAGCCATCCATTACCGGCATGCCCAGATCCGTGATCAGTATGTCGAAATCAAAGGACTCCAGTAGCTCCAGCGCCTGCTGCCCATCCAAGGCGGTGTGCACTTGCGCACCCTCCATTTCGCATAAAGTGGCCAGCATGCTGACGATCTCTTCCGAGTCGTCCACCAGCAGCAGCCTCAAGCCTTCGAGTGTCCCGGATGAACTGGGCATGGGATGAACTTCCTGTGGCGATTCATGGCCTGCCAGCGGCAGCCAGATAGTAAAAGTGGAGCCCAGGCCCTCGCCGGGAGATTGCGCGCGAACTCGTCCACCATGCGCCTGGGCAAGTTGTTCGACTAGTGCCAGCCCTATGCCCAACCCATTGTGGTTGCCTTGCGTGTGGCGTTCGACCTGCCCGAACATGGTGAAAACTTTTTCGATGGATTCGCTCGGGATGCCCACTCCGGTGTCCTGGACATCGATACGTGCTTCGTCTCCCTCTCGGACCAGCGTTACGGTGACTGTACCACCGGCGGGCGTGAACTTGATGGCATTGCTTAACAGATTCCATACGATCTGCTCGATACGGCTGGCATCGCCATGCACGATCAAGTTTGCTGTATCAGCGTCATGGCGTGGGCCATGCAAAGTGACGCGGGCTTCCCGGGCCTGCGTGCTGACGGCGGCGAGCACAGTGTGCAAGATACGCTGCACAGGTACGGGTTCGATTTGCAGCTTCAGCTTGCCAGTCTGGACGCGCGAGAGGTCCAGTAGGTCTTCAATAATCTGCGACTGATTGTGCACCGCGCGGCGTACGGCATCGAGGGCCGCCACCGCTTTGGGATCCGTCCGGATCTCGGGGCTGCGGGCCAGTAACTCCATGTTCAACTGAATAAGGTTCAAGGGATGGCGTAGCTCGTGCGACATGATGGCGATGAACTGGTCCTTCAAGACGTTCGTTTCCTTCCATCGTTCCAGCACCGACTGTTGTTGATAGTCCTCCAGGCATTTGTCGGTCAGATCGCGTGCGATTTTCGCGTAGCCCTTCAGTTCGCCGTCCATTAGCGGGTACACGACTCCGCTGCAGTAAAAGCGCGAGCCGTCCTTGCGCAGGTGCCAGCGTTCGTCTTCGGCATGGCCCTGCTCGCGTGCCAGCCGGAGTTCTTGCGCGGGTCTCCCGCTGGCCCTGTCTTCTGGGGTAAAGATACGGTCCAGCGGCTGGCCCTGCATGTCGTCTTCGCTGTAGCCAAAGATAAGCTCCGCTGCCCGGTTCCATCCCGTGACGTGCCCGGTTTCATCCATGCTGATAATCGCAAAGTCCTTGGTGTTTTCGGCGATTAGCCGCAAACGCTCAACGCCTTCGCGCAGTGCTTCTTGCGCCTTGACGCGCTCGCTGATGTCCACGAAGTTCATGATGACGCCTTCAATGCGGTCATCGGCGCTGCGATAGGGGCGTATCTTGGTAAGATACCAGCGCTTGTCGGTTGCCTTGATTTCGCGTTCTATTACCCGCAGCGACTTGAATGATTCATAGACATCGTTCAGAAGCTCGGGATAGATAAGGCGGTGGCGCACGTCCTGTAGCGGCCGGCCCTCGCCCGCATCGGCAGGCTTCAGATCAAACAGCCTGACCGCCTGGGGGGTAAACCATTTCACGCGCATGCTGCCGTCCACAAGCACGGTCAGGACATCCGTGGACGAAATCAAATCAAGCAGCTCTTGTTTGGTCTTGGCGGTTGCGCCGTTTTTACCCTGGAGCTCTTCGAAGACGACCAGCAGCAGATGCTCGGATGTGTCGGTATCATGAAAAGGCGACACAGCTATCCGCACTTGCACGCTTGGTCCACCATTCGAAAAAGGCATGTGCCTGCTCTGGACGGTTTGATCTTTCTTCAAGGCTTCGTGGACAGTCGCGCGCAAATCCGCACGCAATGCAGGATGAACCAGAGTAAGCAAATGGTGTGACGGCTCGCCACCCACATGACGCAGGTAACGCCCCGCCGATTCAGACAGATGGACGATGCGAAAGGCGTGGTCGATCAGTACGGTGGGCGGGCCCAGCCTCTCCATCGCCCTCTGATGCAGGACAGAATAGGAGACCGACTGATCAGACATAAGCTCCGCCCCGCGCTAAATGATATGGGGCAGGTAGATTTGCACTGAGGTCCCCTGCCCAAGTCTGGATGCAATATCGATGAAGCCACCGGAACGCCGAGCCAGCATATAGGCCAGGCTAAGCCCTAGCCCTTTCGCGCGGCGCGCCGCCTTGGTGGTGAAGAAAGGCTCGACCACATGTGCGATGCCATCGGCATCAATCCCGATTCCCGTATCGTCTACGGCAATCACCCCAAATGGCCCGGGCGCAACGCCATAGGTGGCCGCCTCGCGGTCGTCAAACACCCGCTCTTTTAGCGACAGCCTCAGCGTACCGCCCCCGGGCATGGCGTCTTGAGCGTTTGTTGCTAGTTGCTGTATGGCGGCTTCCAGCTGCCTGGCATCGGTCGTGCAGATCAGTGGTCCGCTGGGGCGTAGCAACTCGATATTGATCGTTGCTTCCATTTGGGTGCGCAAGGCCGGCTCCAAGGCAAGCAGCAGCGCGTCGACGCGTACCGGAGCCAGATGCAATTGGTGGCGGCCGGCAAGGCTCATGAGGCTTTCATTAAAGCGCGCGCCGCGCTGCAGTCCGTCTTGAGCCGCATCGTAAAAACGCCTGGCACGTTCGCTGCCTGTGACTTGTTCCTCGTACATTTCCAGATTGGTCCCGACCGCCATCAGGAAATTGTTGTAATCATGCGCGATGCGTCCGCAAACATGACTGATGGCCGCCATACTTTCTGACTGGTGTCGCCTTTCCTGGTGCGATCGCCATTCCGTTACGTCGGCAACGATGCCCATTAACCTCGCCGGAGCCGATGCGTCTTCACTGAGTCCCCCTTTTACATGGAGCCAACGTATCGTCCCGTCGATGGCGTGGCGTATGCGACGTTCGAATTGCAGGCAACCTGTGCTGCGAACCATCGAAAACGCAGCGGCGATTGCCGAGCGGTCTTCAGGGATGAAGGCATCAAGCAACGAGGACAGCGTCCGGGGGCTGGGTCCTTGCGCAAGGCCCAACAGCGCTTCAGCGCGCGGCGAACAGCGCGCTGAATCGGAGGACAGATCGATCTCCCACTGACCCAGCCCGGCGGCAGCTAGGGCAGGCGCTTCAAAGTCCACCTGTTCGGGCAGGCTGCGCAGTATGCTCATTGAGCACTCCTGAAAAAGGGTGGTGCGGCATGGGATAAAAGCTGACGCCAGCAAGAGCTGTGCCCGTCAAACGGCGTATGGGCAGGCGGCCGGCTCTGGTGCAGCTTCCGCTCTCTTGCCCTTATTATTTTACTCATCGGCACGCCGCACACCCGGAGGTAGCAGCTATTACTTCAACCGACACCAATATACCTGCTCGCCTGGACCGGTTGCCCTGGTCTGCCTGGCATTGGCGAGTCGTCATTGCGCTGGGCGTGGCCTGGATGTTGGATGGCCTGGAAGTGACGCTGGTCGGCTCGTTCGGCAGCATACTGGAACGCCCCGAAACATTGGGCCTGACGGCGACGGACGTCGGCTTGGCTGGTTCTTTGTATATCGCAGGCGCGGTCATAGGCGCGCTGGTGTTCGGCCGCATGGCCGATGTCTGGGGCCGCAAGAAGCTGTTTCTTGTCACCTTGGCGGTATATATGCTGGCAACACTGGCCACTGGGTTCTCAACCGAAACGTGGTTCTTCCTGCTGTGCCGCTT from Pollutimonas thiosulfatoxidans includes:
- the nirK gene encoding copper-containing nitrite reductase, whose amino-acid sequence is MRALWKIWVFLITMAMAAMPMAASHAQSGHAGHGAAAASAAPVAASAADTSVTMMPDVTISLRTAIAGGKLVFIGHTGAIADVVNPDLKVPEGAVVQINLINDDGAGHDIAVPEFNAKSDVISGKGSATAIVFRANKSGVFEYLCTLPGHKAAGMVGKIIVGEPVAADTRQAPQIAHDPAEVGEPVGDRPAKQVTVDLLTTELEARLGDNSTYRFWTFNNKVPGPMIRVRVGDTVTVNVTNAKDSTHIHSVDFHAVTGPGGGAAVTQVAPGQTKSFTFKALHPGLFVYHCATPMVAQHITNGMYGMILVEPEGGLPAVDREFYVMQGELYTAQAHGASGLQEFSLEKLLAENPEHLMFNGSMDALTKIYDMKAQVGDVVRMYFGVGGPNLTSSVHLIGEIFDRVYDQASLTSPPLTDVQTTLVPPGGATMLEFKVDYPGRYVLVDHALSRMEKGLAGILTVEGKADDTIFHSSEAIDPNSGH
- a CDS encoding ATP-binding protein gives rise to the protein MSILRSLPEQVDFEAPALAAAGLGQWEIDLSSDSARCSPRAEALLGLAQGPSPRTLSSLLDAFIPEDRSAIAAAFSMVRSTGCLQFERRIRHAIDGTIRWLHVKGGLSEDASAPARLMGIVADVTEWRSHQERRHQSESMAAISHVCGRIAHDYNNFLMAVGTNLEMYEEQVTGSERARRFYDAAQDGLQRGARFNESLMSLAGRHQLHLAPVRVDALLLALEPALRTQMEATINIELLRPSGPLICTTDARQLEAAIQQLATNAQDAMPGGGTLRLSLKERVFDDREAATYGVAPGPFGVIAVDDTGIGIDADGIAHVVEPFFTTKAARRAKGLGLSLAYMLARRSGGFIDIASRLGQGTSVQIYLPHII
- a CDS encoding hybrid sensor histidine kinase/response regulator; the protein is MSKPSDPASNHAAPEGLHEPADDPNADQLNASEQRFRLLVQGVTDYAIYMLSPEGMVSNWNSGAERIKGYTESEVLNTHFSRFHTQEDQACGLPGKSLVIAAETGRYEKEGWRVRKDGSQFWAHVIIDALYDPDGAVVGFAKITRDITEKKQAEQELERANAALFQSQKLEALGQLTGGVAHDFNNLLSVLASGLDVLTTHAQAHSELKMIQSMRRAIERGAALTQQLLSFARRQPLKAEYYNINSLISSFDPVLRRAIDASISLSIELSSQISAVLIDAARFEAALLNLVVNARDAMPDGGHIRMSTQDTALRAHEVGTLPEGNYVKITVTDTGTGMPQEAVKRAVEPFFTTKELGKGTGLGLSQVYGFITQSGGDLIINSKPGEGTSICMYLPAVEDDAPIKEAGHSSGDAETVLVVEDEPDVLDVAAELVRSIGYGVVTATNGEDALELLRKQPQINVLFTDVMMPSGINGIELARLALSLRPQLKVLLTSGYPLPVLQSEHGTIDEFSFMNKPYRLAELAQKLRTAH
- a CDS encoding PAS domain S-box protein, with protein sequence MSDQSVSYSVLHQRAMERLGPPTVLIDHAFRIVHLSESAGRYLRHVGGEPSHHLLTLVHPALRADLRATVHEALKKDQTVQSRHMPFSNGGPSVQVRIAVSPFHDTDTSEHLLLVVFEELQGKNGATAKTKQELLDLISSTDVLTVLVDGSMRVKWFTPQAVRLFDLKPADAGEGRPLQDVRHRLIYPELLNDVYESFKSLRVIEREIKATDKRWYLTKIRPYRSADDRIEGVIMNFVDISERVKAQEALREGVERLRLIAENTKDFAIISMDETGHVTGWNRAAELIFGYSEDDMQGQPLDRIFTPEDRASGRPAQELRLAREQGHAEDERWHLRKDGSRFYCSGVVYPLMDGELKGYAKIARDLTDKCLEDYQQQSVLERWKETNVLKDQFIAIMSHELRHPLNLIQLNMELLARSPEIRTDPKAVAALDAVRRAVHNQSQIIEDLLDLSRVQTGKLKLQIEPVPVQRILHTVLAAVSTQAREARVTLHGPRHDADTANLIVHGDASRIEQIVWNLLSNAIKFTPAGGTVTVTLVREGDEARIDVQDTGVGIPSESIEKVFTMFGQVERHTQGNHNGLGIGLALVEQLAQAHGGRVRAQSPGEGLGSTFTIWLPLAGHESPQEVHPMPSSSGTLEGLRLLLVDDSEEIVSMLATLCEMEGAQVHTALDGQQALELLESFDFDILITDLGMPVMDGYTLLTRLRSGSRNADIPAIALTGYGYSEKAQLVGFTDQLCKPVPMKRLLEKLTEAVTQRRTA